The nucleotide sequence GTACCATGTGCTGGTACCACCGCACGTTTGGTGCACCGAAGCGAGCCTGTTGGCTGCTACACATTCATTACACAGATTCTGACATGCGTGGTACTCTTTGCCAGAAGTACTTGCCTGGTACTCCGTTGCCGAGCTTGCCATTCCATTATATCAGTCCTTCTGGTACCGTATTTTCCCTGACGTCTTGTCCAATCTGCTCAGCGTTACATACGCTGTGGGATCTTCTTCCACTGGTCTGTATGGAGGTGCTGCCTCCAGAAGTCCTGTTCTGGTAATGGTCTGTGCAGACTTTCCTGTCGAGGCTGTCTAGCAAAAGTATCTTGCAGCAATTCACGTAAAGTGAACCCATTTCATATTCGTGAACGTGCTGGATTTGAAAAAAGAATGCAGTACCTCAACGGTCTCCTATGGACAATGGCTTCGCCTTCTTTCCTACTCCCTTGTCGATAGTACCGCCATCATTAAAAGAGCAGTGAaatgccccatgcattttcgcTTTTGGCTGCGGCATGTTGTGCGACAAATAACGTGCGCTCTTCCGAAGGAGCGACGAGAGCAGCTGACCTGTAGCGCACGCGAGAGAGGAATCATATCTGTACTCCCTCTAGAAATCCTCTACCCCCCTTCAGATACCGTGTAAGTGAACGAGGGAAGTGGACGTGACGTTGACAGTCCCTATGTCAGGTGACTCGTGATGTAGCCCACCGCAATAGCAGACGAATCTTCGGTGGCCAACGAGAATTTGCAGCTGCTCACAGGTCTGTCGACGTCATGCGCCGGGCCGGGCTGATAGCTGTTTTCGCCGCGCGTTTGTTTATAAATTTGATCGCGTAGTGACAATCCACCGCACAGGCAAGATATTGTCCATGGTGGCTCCTAATAGGCAGCTTGATGAAAGCAACaaggtttcgagccatgttaaataTCACGTCCGTGGTATGCCACTTGAAACAAAAGTATAGTTTGCGAAAAGGGCACAAGAAAACTGACCTGGGCAGGCAAGGTAGGGCATCATTCTGAAGGAAGATGGTGCAGCTTCGTCTTCGtcagaagcagcagcagcagggtTAGCTGGGTGGTTGCGCCGTCCGGGGTTAGGCCATGGCCCTTCGCTACCCGACGGACTTCAACATCGTACGGGAACTCCGTCTGACACGCGACGGCTTCGAGGCAGTAACCCTGGACGTAGCTCGCGACTGCAATTATCCGTGCTCTTCACATTGCTTCATCTGGTCAAGAAGCAGTGCCAAGATTCTGGGCAAGTACGAAGCCCGGGCGCTCATTCTCATGCACTTCCGCTGCGACGGCGCGCTAGGTACTGTATCCATGAATGTTGATAACGTGACCAGTGTTCGTAATATCGTATAACGCGATAACTACGACATGCGTGTAAGCACCTTATCGCTACGTAGGATTTCCGGGTGGAATGGCCGATCCCGGGGAAAGTCCAGAAGAGACAGCCAACAGGgaaatggaggaagagattgcCCTGGACACGAAGCGATTTAAGGTTTCCATGGGTGATCATCTTATCACTTTCGTGAATGCCCCTCTGAAATTCACCATGCACTTCTTTGTCCTGCCCGTGACCGCTGAAGACTTCCTCAGCATTGAAAAGGGCATCATGAATGCTAAAGAATATGGCCAGGAGACGTTCGGTTTCTTCAGGGTTCCGCTGTTCAGCATGGAACCTGCTGGGGGACTGGAGACTTTTTTGCAACAGGTGTTCAGTGGTGGAGCGCGGGAACAGCTTCTCTATTCCCTTGCTCGACTTGGCATTATGAGTGTAGCTGAGATCAAAGCCGTGGCAAAATTGCGAGATAAATGAGGGACTCTGCTGGCAAACGAAGTCTTTATCTTTTATCGGTACCGTAAAAGTACTGTCATCGGGGCCGATGAGTTTGTGGCTAAGGCCATATTGCGAAACGTCTAGCCATATAGGCAGTAAAATACGGTCGCAAGGTGAAAAATCAAGGAATGACAGGCGCAGAGGTGGCACATCCTTTTTGTCCGCAATTTTTACGAAAGTGTCACGCCTAAAAACAAATATGGCCGATTCCGCTAGTTGGTGGTAGACAAGGTCGTGCCGAGGGCTGGGAagtggtaggttcgaatcctaccacctactgtgctgtctgaggttgtcGACAGTTCCCCTTGAGGTCGGCGCAAGACGCGTACTAACCTCCCGCCATCCCcaattccttcctgctgtcctctgtccacctCTGTACAGCCACTTCACAGCCTGCTTCGCGGCAcaaacaaaattgttttctgTTCTGTGCTTTTCATATCACCACTTTCATCTGTAACTTACGAAAGCTTGTACTGCAATGTCACTACCGTTGTCACCTTGTTTAACTATAATGTTGCTATATTGGCGCATGAACGCTCAAGAGATAAAATATAAGGAAAGTAACGAAGGTGCCTTACTGACCGGCCCTTGTAAAACCGTCGTTGCCCCTTGACATTCTTATGTTGACTCAACCAAAGGAGCGCAAACTGTATTCACATTCGAATACTATAGGCATGAGAGACTTTACACAGAGCGGCGTACAATAAAGATAATAGCGGAAGCTTGCTGCCATCGTCATACGCGATGCAGAGGCTATCCATATTTACTTTAGCACTTTCATTGAAATTTCCAGAACTTGCACTTCTTAAACGGGTTCATATTGCTGCCTTTGCGGCAGTGATAGGCATCCGTGAATTGAAAGCTGTTCCACAGCGGGATATTGACCCTGTCCGACGGCAATGCCAGAGGCACATTCTTGAGATGCATCTCCACGTATCCCTCGTTCGCATTTTCGCAGAACCTCGTAGCATAAACAACGAAGAAAAGTTGCTCAGTAGTGGCATTGGGCACATTGGCCAACAGGGAATGACCGCGGATGCCATGATCTTTCAAGCTCGCCTTGTACATCTCGTACAGAAACGGCAGAGCCGCATTATCCCTGACATTGGGCTCTACGGTAAAATCACGGTACAGAGCTCCGGCCAGGCTCATGCTTAGCGACTTGTTATACTGCGTCGCAAGACAGCTGCTGTAGTTTTTATACGATTCCTTCGTTGCTGTTGTCCACCACTCGTGCGCCTTGTCCTGAGTGCTGAAGAGGGAGCCGTATCCAGACACGATGCTCATAAGTATGTTGGCAACGTCGACGAGCGTTCGTGGTACGTACAGTGGTGTATCGGTGCTGTCGAAACCCATTGGCTCGACGAACATTGCCATGGGCACGTAGATGGTGTTGTTGAGCGGATCGTACGTTGCGTGGATGTCGAAGACAGAGCCGAACCAACTGGTACGCTTAAGGCTGTGCACAAGTTGGCGAAATCGATGGCCCACGTGCGTGGCTCTGGCATTTACTAGGCTGAGGAGCACGTTTCCCACTGGAACATACTGCACTGTCTCGTAGAAGACGTTCCTCTCTTCTTCACTGAGAACCCAACCAGGGAAGAAGTCCACGAAGTCGAGCTGTTTGACTTTCTCAAGTGCCTTCGGTACGTCGCGACCGGACAGCCATGTGATGTTTTCGACCGAGCTGCCTAAGAAATCCTTCATTCTGCTGATGGACGAGCGGAGATTGAGAACGTTGTGATCTTTGACGAACATGTCGTGGTACATGGACAAGAATGCGAAGGGCATGGCGTCTTCGGCCATGCGAAGGCACAGCCGCCAACGTGGAACATTTTGATGGCGCCCCGTTAGTATTCGACCATAATACTTTGTGATATCACCATCCGATCTCGGTGGTAGGAGCAAGGAGAACACTGTGTACGCCTTAAACCCGAGGTAGTTGATGATGGTTCGTCGCTGACGGCCTTCCAGAACTTCCACGAGCTTCTTCAGGAAGGGCAAGTTTTTGACCAGAACGACCTCCCTATGAGTAACCGGACGTATTTTTTCGAAAGTCTTATTCAAGAACCTCACCCATCGGAGTTTACTACAGTACGGCAGCTCATTCACTTGCATCTTTATATGCCGGCGTACCTTTTCTTCCTGAGGTGTTTTCGGAAGGGTAGCTTGCGCGACTTCGTCCTCCAACCCGAGAACAGCGCTGCCGAGGAGGTCGGACAGCGCAGGGTTACTCAATTTGTCGAACGCTTTACGCACGACGCTCTCATATTCGAGCATTTCGTGTTCGTTGAGGAAAAACTCGTTTCTCCGAATAACTTCTCGTGAAGGTTCGTCCATGGCAATTACGTACTTTTCACTGTCGTCGGGATCTCGTTCGACGCTGACGGACACAAGAGGAAACACACCCAGCCGAGACGCAAGAGCAGCGGCAACTTTCTCGATTAGAGAGACGTTGAACTCTATCTTCACAGTTGGCCACTCATGAAGGTGCAGACTTGCAAGAGCCTCCTTCAGCGGTCGCAGGCCACGATCGTTAAGACGCTCTTCAGACATGCAAGCATTCCTCAAAAGGATAGCCTTTCCTTGGCTGGACAGCACATTGAAGGACAAGGGCGCCGAAAGAATCTTACGCAATTCCTCACGGACGACTTCGTCGAGTCGTTTCTCAACAAACTCTACCAGTGTCGAGCGATAGGATACGTGACCACCCCCTTTCGGGACGGGATGTTCTTCGGCCCAGTTGGCGCAGATGTGTTCGTAGAAATTATCGCACGGGTTCAAGAGAGAGTCCATTTGGCTGGCCAGTCGCTCCCCTTCCTTGGAGCAACCCTCCGTTGTGCACTCGTACCCATTTCCTAAAGATCGTGGCCTGTGGGTCTTGCGAAGAAATGCCCCTAATGCGCTATGCATGTTTCGAGGCACGTTTCGCAGACCACCAAGTGGTGTGGGGTCTAGGTTCTTGACGGCAATTTCGGTTGGGCCGTTCTTAGAGTGAACAGTGTTTGGCGCCGCTTTATCGATGGGCGGCCTGGCGTAATTCGATACGCGCGTTGGCAACGAAGAAGCAATTTGGCCTCCGGTTCTGTGGGCAATTACAACGCAAGCGACTCCCAGAAGCATGACGAATGCAACAGTTAGGACAACGGCACTCGATCTCATGAGGACGTCTTGTGACTGGTCATCACCTGGGAGGTTCCGCAGGCTGGCAGCGGTGTTTCTCTCGTTGTGCGGCAGCTCCTCGCTTACGGTGGAGTACGACGGGACCCCGGAGAAGGCAGTGGGCGGCATACGCGTAGCGTCGAAGACTTGCGCGTGGTTTGCCCTTCGGCGAGGCGAAGGGTAGGTACCCCGCGGGCGGCTCCTCTGGCGCCTCTTGGAAGGACTTGTGCGCCCGCGCTTCCCGGGCGACCGGGACCGTCGGGCACGGCGAGACCTGACAGCGGGCGACGATGACGTCGTCCGCGTCCCACGCTGGCTTTGGTGTTCATTGCGGGGTACCGGACGTGGCATTAAGGATGAGATTTGAGTGGCAAAAGAATATCGAACAAAACGTGTGTCGTTATCGTCGTCGAATTGTCACGTGAATGGCTACCCTCGTGATTCCCTTGTTTTTCCTGATTTTCAGGACGAGCATTTAGAGTGTGTTGTATCGAAGTAATGTGCAGTCAGACATCCCGTCTCGAAACTTGTATGCAGAGAAGGTGCTTACCCTTCGTCTCGGTCCTGAAAAGGGGTATTATATAAACGTTGGTTTCGCTTCGAATTTCTTACGAATACTGCTTGTGCTTTCGCATGCTTACTTATTACGTATGCGCCCGCAGCGTAAATTTCAGCGTGCCGTCCAAGAGCTATGTCACAATCAGTGTACTGTTGACAGAAGGCGACCACATCGAGTAAACCACATTGTCATGGAGATTATTTAAATATATTACATTACAATAACGAAGGCTAGCTAATTATTGTGCTTAATCAGATCGGCATAAGAAAATTGTAATAGACGAAATATGTTTTCGGAAGTCCGCAAAACGTGTTCCCGAAAGGGTTCAGGCGAGGTTGGGCACTGCCTTCTTTGTTTGGAGACAGTGAAGCTTTTCCTCCCTGGTATTTTGCTGGAGTTTACTACTTGCAGTATTACTGCGTTACTGCGGGAAAGAATGTGGGCCCACGAAGGCATGGTCCCACATCCCCGACGAGACCCCAAACCTTTCGGACGCGGCTGGCTCCACAACGTGTTTGAGCTTTGAGCACGTCAGCCACGTGTACATGTGAAATCAGTTGTAGACATTAGGATATATAAAAGAAAAGTGTATTGTCGGAAAATGGACGGGAGGAACGGAAGAGCAAAATTTGCAGAGACCGATAGGCAACCAGAGATTGTCCGAGAGACGTATAAAACGGGCTTCCGTTCGCCGTGTGACCAGAAACTACTTATTCTTCGAAATGCTCCTGGTGTTAATGTGTTATTCCGGGCAACAATTTTTGCTTTCTTAGTTTTCAGCGGCATTGCTGCAGCCACGTCATCGCTGGAGCCTATGCTTTTTTCAGTCAGCTTGAATCGCGTGAAAATGTCCAAAGGTGTGCCGTTTGTCGTATGGTTATTCCAGTACTTTAAGTGCCACAGTAAGGAGAGCTCGGCAAAGATCTATATAAGGACTATATGAGATCGGTGATAAGATGATAAGATATCAAAGGACTATATCAGACCGGCGCATGGTTGGTCGATCACTCTTCGTTTCGTCATAAAACGTCTCCCTCGAGCCAATCCTTTGGCTGTGTTCGCGTATTGCGGACAAGTGCATCTCAATTCCAAACACTTTGTAGTCTCGAGGTCCAGGTCTAGACGTTCATTCATCCATGCCCCTTCGAGCATAACATATCGTAAGGCAAAGCGTTAATATGACCTCGTGTAGCGTTTATCCTCCACGATAGCAAACCGCCGTAATTTCTCTCTCCTTCCGCACGAAACCTTCAAAACCGGAAGAGCTCTATGGCGGAgggaaagcgcgcgcgcgcgagagagagagaggcggcGTTGCGTATCTGCGGACACGGTCCAGTCAGGTCCGGTCCGGCTTGTTTTACTTTCTCCCCCGACCCATCAGATAAAACAGACTCTTCTGCCTAGCTATACGGCCCCTCATGCGTCCTCGTACCTCACGAGTGCTATTTTGAACGTCTCCATAGAGAAGCAAAAGTTTGCGACGGGATCTAGAAATATGGTGCTTTTTGCCGCAATGTAGCTTGCGTTTGAACAGTGTTGCTTGCTTGGTCTGCGGCATGGGGACCTCCCATGAAGGACGTTACGGAATCGTGGTGTGTTATGTTTTGCGTGTATTGCGGTGATCACAGAGACCGTGCTGTGGGAATGAAAAGCCCGTTGGTGACAACGGAATCAGCTGGCGTGGAACGACTCCGAGCAATCCGTTGGCCTTCACCTTGAAAGCTGCCGGCGTCGGAATGTGAAGAGAGACGGATTGTTTCCCGTTCGCGTGTGCGACAACACAGCTGCGGAGGCCGATAGGGATATCTGAAAATGGCTTTCGTCGGGGAGGGTTCCCCTGCCGCGTTCGAGTCGGATGTTTACGTTTATCAGCTCTTGAATGACCATTACAAGTGGGTGAGACTCACGCTAGATTTCCTGCACAAGACTTTCTCGAACGGAAGGTAAGTTTCGAGTGTGGGATACAGGATACTTCAACAAACACGAACCGGAATCGCAGAATATTTTGTTTCTCGTATCCAGCGTTCAAGGGCACGAGCTGTTGGAGCTAGGTTGTGGTCCGACCGTGCATTGCGTGCTGTCAGCAAGTCGGGTGTTTTCCAACATCACAATGGCAGACTTGTCGTCCAGTAACCTGGAAGCTGTGCGGCATTGGCTGACCCCCGAAGACGGCGTGGATCTGGGAATGTGGAAGCCGGTGCTGCAACATGTCGCTAGGTTGGAGGGATATAGGTGAGTAGGACGCCGGAAGAGGATGGCACTCAGAACGAGACTTTTCGAAATGCTGGTTATAGCAAGTCGTTTGTGTTTGAGAGTGCTAGGTGCTTTGTTCTTGGGACGACTCCTCGTTACAGGGTTTGACCATCGGAGCCCTTGGTCATTTCCTTGCGCGCACAGCCTCATATCGTCTTTAATTGGGTCATATCATACCAACGCTGGCAGTTGGGTGTAACACACCAGCCGGACAATCCACCTACCGGCTTTCATTTCGGTAGCACCTGGCCCATTTGCTGACAGCTAACAACCCATGAATGCAGAGTATAGCGAGTCCTATTTTTTTGTGACCACCCTCTCTGCGTAACCTTTTTTTACATATTCCCCTCACCCTTCATTAGCAAGATGTTGCAAGAATTAACATTACATACTCAACATTCTATTTATGATTTTACCACTTGCGACAAGTGGACTCTCCACGATAACGACATTGTGGCGACTTGGAAAATCGAAAACTACATCCTTCTGCATGGGCAGCGCCACCAACTTCGCCCTCTCTCACTATGACTAAATTACTTGGTCCACGGTCAAATCTAGCCAACCAACGCACTGCCCTAAGAGCACTACCAACATTCCTGGAGAGTGTAAGACTTCGGTACCCACAGTGAGGCTCACCATTACATTTTCACCAAATTGCCGCGGGAAGTGGGGTATACTATCACCTGTGGCGATGACAAACTCCAATCACCACATCAAAGCAAAgtcgttgtacagtgctggacaaaagtttacggaacacgctccggcgcatatCTTCTTCAGAGTGACACGCAAGCAGCGAATGTtgccgtacggacttgcaaacacgtgactgggttacccaggcacatgtctgtaagttcgcacggtcccattcgctgttAGCGTGTCACTCTCGTGAAGGAATGCGaaggagcgtgttccgtaaacttttgtccagcgctGTACAATAACCATGACTTTTTCAATGCAGGAACGTAGCTCTCGGTGCCCAAGACATTGGAAAGCGTGCGCGGAGGTCTATCCGTCACCTTGTCCAGTGCGACGTCCTCAGAGAAACAATCCTTCCAGCGCCGTACCATTCGTACGACTGTGTGCTGACGTCTTTGTGCCTAGAAGCAGCCGTCTCGGACCTCGTGTCGTACAAGCGGGCTCTCCGGAACGTGGTGAGATACGTCCGTCCTGGAGGAACCATTATCGTGATCGGCGTCCTCGGCTGTAGATCTTACGTGGTTGGCGAACAGACGCTTTCGTCTTTGAGTCTGACGCCGAAAGACGTTCGTGACGCCATAGCGAAGGCAGGAGTGACGCAGTGCGTCTGGAACATGGTAGAGAAGTGGAACAGCACGGAAGACGTGAACGGCAATGATTGGACCGGAGCGTTCATGGTTAAGGGTGTGTGTGGTTGAGAATCGAGTGTCGTATGTGTTGTGCTGATGAAGAGCGGAGCATCAAAAAATCGACGAATCATGTTAAAGAACCTGTGGAAGCCACGAGGCGGTTGAACGAGGAAGGCCTGAGGAGGGCGGTGTGGACAAGCACGCGGTGATCACCGTAATTTTTAATCCGCAGAGACTTTTAGGGAATCGTAAGCGCCCTCCGATTACGACTCCGTATCGCTGGCAGCCAATCAGAGCACAGCCCGCTGAGTCGGATGGTGATATGTTTTACGGGCCATCGACTCCCAGGTGGGCGTAAGGGCgtaagtcgccatcttcccatgcatttctctCTATAGACTTCTCCGTGTTTGCGAGCAAatggcgtcatagtgttcgacagcgccaccaatttggtagagttgaactacgctcgaagctaggggcgaacgatagacgagttcagaaaatcccagtgctctttacGCACGCATTGCATATACTgtgcgcttgctgagcgggggggggggggggacgaagaataatccttcacatttcgctttcacTGACCTTGACACTTCGtgggacaatggaccggtaggggagaagagaagtcggaacagtttggaggccacctgtttctttcgtattagtaaactcccacagttccaAGCGACGCAAAGTACTCTGggttttctgaactcgtctattggtcGTGCTCGAAAGCCACGAAGGGATTACAATGAtccctgaaaaggacgcgaccttcggtcctactttcctttcaataggaggcagcgaacaagtgcccattcgtggaaccccgccctccccttccgatttgtttcggtttcagtctatctactaacgtcatgatgacgtttctcgggtagaggtctatctAGGAGTTTTTGTAGGtaggaaggtgttcacgataacggttaCGAAACCATGATGGGTCAATTTGTGTTTCCTGTTTCTTCGAAGTGAGTGAcgtcacattgctaagcttgggtagcctggatttgataacttcctttatcgtacaagagagaactgatgttctgaggctggaatccagaagatgtgggttcgagtcctacagctggctaaccttttcagtgacttccatctttcacctTTATCGTATTGTTTTgtagagttcttccgatgtactaaagctGACGAGGCTCGACCGTTGTTTTGGGAACCTAACGAATTAGACGATGTCGATGATTTATTCCTCATTTCTGAAGCTCTCGATAGACGAAAGAAAGAGATGGCATAGCTAAACGGAACCGCTAAGCGGACGGAATGTCACAGTGCCCCATTCAGTTCCTTCCATCGCTCATAGGTGCCGCCACGTATGCGGTGTCGGAGACATACCATGGAAAGACGTCCATTTCGCTAAAACGTCTCGGCGGGCGCTTTGTATTATATTCGCTTCGTATCATCGGTCGGAGTCGGGGTACGCTTGCGACTTCCTGAGTCCTTTTTATCGGAAACTAAACCGGAAAACGACTAGCGAGGCAAGTGAGCGCTCTTGCTTCGCCGCGTCGGCAAACCGCACGCAGTGCAGAGTTGCCTCAGATAAAGTACGTTGTTTGTAATTTTGgataaaatgaataaaaataGTGTTTGTGAAATATCTGCAAGAAAATTTTCATTTCGTTCAGTTCTTTTGTGAAAAAATCGTGGGGAATTAAAGAAACTGCTGCCCTCTTAACAGTGCCGATGACCTGAGCCGACTGCTAAAACCTCTTGTGTACGCGGGTTCGCTTAATTTTGTAGCGGCCTACATTGAGTTGAGtagataagaaaagaaaaaaagaaaaaaaaaaaaaaaaaactgcgaaataggcactcattacgagagccggctacttcAGATCACTTGGAAAAACAAAAATGCCTAACTACAATAAGAataatgagtgacaaagacactcagtcagtcacactgtgtccaccaacttggaggCTGTGGCCTACATTCTGTTAAGGTATTTGgctgttggttggttggtaaaagagaaaaaaaggagatgttagtcccaaactacccgggactggctactccaggacgcgttttttggggggctcattatatgtaaaacaaatgaaggccgGGAAAGGAGGGCggggaaaaaaggaagaaaaggaaaactgaacaaatctatacactttctGAGGCACACATGCCCAGACACGAGTGGGAAAAATTCATCAAGTGCGAAAGTGCGAAGAACTGAATGCACGAAaactcaaacaaacaaacagggcGTCACAGAGTGTcgaagaggtccgtcgagacgaggaatTGCACAAAAGCGCGCATGGCAGCCATGAGCTGATTCCCacgccagcacccaagaaccttttcggtggaccacggccgattatccaggcgggccagcgatgacacaagggaacgacggtgtgcactgtacctcgggtagtcttggagtatatggtCCATGTCATcaactcacacacacacagaacgcAGTTGAGGAAGAAAACCCTGGCGagcttaaagtgccactacggactaaatcagcaacttccaagtctaccaaagttatgttactgacatcatcttgtctcactttacattcccgcaaaatattttggctctacgtgacgcgaaagctagagaaaattaatttttgtttttgagaactgtgacgccatgttaggctccgacggaacgcaggctctcatctggcaacgttgttccccttcgcgtcttccggggggctcactttttgcactccgttagcggagcccacgcgacatatcctccgaccgctccgaccttcgagaaaacacaaaggaggaaCAAGTCATCTCTCCCATATTCCactctttcgatcagcgtcacgtgacttctccaccacgtgacactccccggacgccggcgtcgttgctaggagacgagtgccctcacCAGAACATGACATCCTTGCAATTTGTTGGCTTATCATTACGTCACCCGATCCTCGCGTCAttgaaacttgtggaggctcatcTGATCTTcgaaaattgacagaaatgcacagcgttcgtaaacgggattgaaatttcgcgtatacgtagaatccttgaggcatcctcttttcatggactaaataaaataaacgctgttttgcGAGTCCGGAATagctgtatggcacgttgaggtgTAGCCTGTAGATTGAGCGatgtgatgggtcgaggaagcgctgacggaaTATAAAAACGGAGGAAATCTGGCTCCACCTTGTGCAGGAATGACGTGGCAGGGACACTTCTTCGCCATGCAGTGTTCACTGCAGAGACGTCTCATGAGTGTACAGATTGATCtcttcgcgtccgcttgggtaAAATACGTAGCGCGCCTCGGTACACCACGTGCCACAACAGggcgttaaaaatgacttctgtgctactttgcTGCTTCCCAGCAAGTTCAGATCATGGCGTGCACTTTTGCTTCACCACTATGAGTAAATATGCCTTCCTGAGCAGAACGCAAAGCCCCAACAGTTCCCTCCAACAGCTCACGAAAATGGCTGAATAGGATATACTGTACGCTTGGAGAAACTAGGGAGCTGTGCAGACAGTTGACCTACtttacgctatgcaagtaggtctcTGCGCAGCTCCTTAGCTTCGCTCTCTCCCCTGTTGCCCGTGGAGCGACGTCATTGGCCGCTCTCTCGGATAACGGGGCGACATTCTAAGGTGAGGAGCACGTGGCTTCTTCCGTAGATCCATGCCGGTCTACGAACACCCTCTCATTGGTGCCTTGTGACTGGACAGACactttgtcacgtggtttctccacaCGTTAGCCCCATCTCTGCGAAGAGACAAACCGTCGTAGTAGCGTATGGTGGTGGTAGAAACACAAGATGTCCTAACTGCGTCGAGTAGCAAAATGTTATATGGATACCGTAAAAATC is from Ornithodoros turicata isolate Travis chromosome 8, ASM3712646v1, whole genome shotgun sequence and encodes:
- the LOC135366836 gene encoding nicotinamide N-methyltransferase-like, with the translated sequence MAFVGEGSPAAFESDVYVYQLLNDHYKWVRLTLDFLHKTFSNGSVQGHELLELGCGPTVHCVLSASRVFSNITMADLSSSNLEAVRHWLTPEDGVDLGMWKPVLQHVARLEGYRNVALGAQDIGKRARRSIRHLVQCDVLRETILPAPYHSYDCVLTSLCLEAAVSDLVSYKRALRNVVRYVRPGGTIIVIGVLGCRSYVVGEQTLSSLSLTPKDVRDAIAKAGVTQCVWNMVEKWNSTEDVNGNDWTGAFMVKGVCG
- the LOC135366834 gene encoding neprilysin-2-like; its protein translation is MPRPVPRNEHQSQRGTRTTSSSPAVRSRRARRSRSPGKRGRTSPSKRRQRSRPRGTYPSPRRRANHAQVFDATRMPPTAFSGVPSYSTVSEELPHNERNTAASLRNLPGDDQSQDVLMRSSAVVLTVAFVMLLGVACVVIAHRTGGQIASSLPTRVSNYARPPIDKAAPNTVHSKNGPTEIAVKNLDPTPLGGLRNVPRNMHSALGAFLRKTHRPRSLGNGYECTTEGCSKEGERLASQMDSLLNPCDNFYEHICANWAEEHPVPKGGGHVSYRSTLVEFVEKRLDEVVREELRKILSAPLSFNVLSSQGKAILLRNACMSEERLNDRGLRPLKEALASLHLHEWPTVKIEFNVSLIEKVAAALASRLGVFPLVSVSVERDPDDSEKYVIAMDEPSREVIRRNEFFLNEHEMLEYESVVRKAFDKLSNPALSDLLGSAVLGLEDEVAQATLPKTPQEEKVRRHIKMQVNELPYCSKLRWVRFLNKTFEKIRPVTHREVVLVKNLPFLKKLVEVLEGRQRRTIINYLGFKAYTVFSLLLPPRSDGDITKYYGRILTGRHQNVPRWRLCLRMAEDAMPFAFLSMYHDMFVKDHNVLNLRSSISRMKDFLGSSVENITWLSGRDVPKALEKVKQLDFVDFFPGWVLSEEERNVFYETVQYVPVGNVLLSLVNARATHVGHRFRQLVHSLKRTSWFGSVFDIHATYDPLNNTIYVPMAMFVEPMGFDSTDTPLYVPRTLVDVANILMSIVSGYGSLFSTQDKAHEWWTTATKESYKNYSSCLATQYNKSLSMSLAGALYRDFTVEPNVRDNAALPFLYEMYKASLKDHGIRGHSLLANVPNATTEQLFFVVYATRFCENANEGYVEMHLKNVPLALPSDRVNIPLWNSFQFTDAYHCRKGSNMNPFKKCKFWKFQ